One stretch of Solenopsis invicta isolate M01_SB chromosome 16, UNIL_Sinv_3.0, whole genome shotgun sequence DNA includes these proteins:
- the LOC105207603 gene encoding LOW QUALITY PROTEIN: cilia- and flagella-associated protein 43-like (The sequence of the model RefSeq protein was modified relative to this genomic sequence to represent the inferred CDS: substituted 2 bases at 2 genomic stop codons), producing MNFSTTETRWMKFGKAHDFVFVGKETIATASGIYVNFLNLNTRERRIERFDNKERGDGASCLAGHPTVSMFSVVERKLNPKISIFMYPTLQRISRCVLPDKIYGYLSCSFVGTEYLVSLTSFPDFXLIVWLWRTGKHIASLDTKVDNLVQEIYCSPNPPHLISQLGINDSTLSIYQVHTCSKIVNIHRVNVPITGHKVVSLSWTPEGNLYISDEFGNVWLVAIEANKLFSVIKSKILERPKNKPIVVSHKNGVIVVNTNNDITFYKKTTANWNVTWKFMWSISTFYSIQVGKQHYFKDGILLHSKNGEIFEICTQHDNIPHIEVIYTDEIEYKTLFSMSQRTDHVAAIDRLNRLCIFELLTGKLTARLSLKHHGEVLQVDSHPTLPMLASCSFAGNCLLIDTTRVSLPKVFNCFHLCGDLLDKIKFSRHGEFLGIGNSGMIFIIGKRPKQQRLDVLGFIEIDGYVRXYKMITDFLIYERSDNRFEMLVLATANSSTASIGGDKVIVYTCEISIDFCTHAICVIDLSRPFRTLYHGSKPLSILGIPSLSKQLHQMEVENDFQDIVLSDALFSMHQMRNIGIYVTDSRVITYGYDGLIMIRDSAELHKVFAIFMPHHRSQGGVKHAISSRFGDTIVSLGRNGDLVANRLRLTEAKINLAETETASVHLTIEDFTSDPNELYGQGKECWLDSKIAAKLKAEHDEAVPLRASIVADLEKIKTQIRELLDMNEGESPDARLPISAFDLNRKSRQQRIEEARIERDKLHRKLEEDCAQRDQVTSNLREIFWESLQVKPCALRSIGGDTIIRNYPLVASTRKTNDYKVWDRLSSDTDEFLYSYEVFNGSADREEDSRRGSIFENKGFSTTNNENKAYQTAERWYTLADEVEKLCISGITTHKWIEDESIASTHQLLIPCDSDLEDILQKDVIIENRECKLKMHFNELFDKMRHAKERVLKCAKERISRLRYCASQLNTMFGIDSTLEPIEIPTWNVEEIPDYIVTVEDHEVFEKQSQRGELKNLKIANEVREDKNKNEKINDFYKIALEKMMDGVLELKWEDEVKKEIPVPDCLITKDPSKYTDEDIAVIASYKSKIQALQEEREKYRVTLEADIIETKDALQRDIVAFNDKLKDLELKKIQIECAIFQERLMRIRAIQRYRSMVDGKKKIACFANEEVASATREARKLAEESNTLEMIVSELKVRYDSLCKAEKRQEAKFRGEFAELKQPIVEHLFRHYKKRPRIGRLTTTSVTYLIEVANCVANNEKSDVLPRECLDFLKGMDILDSMPRNLPSQINADYWQMMCKLRRMKVEMETKVRCCAVEMAEAEQTLSFYQKAMQSADNVVACKKASLDNMEKSLSHRAQEMEIQLVLKMGQIEVPLQGCSSDYENAVLVMRKELLRVNDCIVETGKRKLEAMHKSMHLRKIVSQHEWQHACAKMVMEDLQRDLKDIQEFKITRNVLELLNNYPCSVNLEEDYEKMQVDLRIFRNKFRQVLEQEQARLKETKRLMAKWKKKNDKISQEIKSKSSDVEECRRLLEDPHRKRDEESRRMRLAAVARRTKLVMKAKDNYEQLLILHAQLEVLKLRTYPTLQFKTA from the exons atgaatttttcaacAACCGAAACAAG gTGGATGAAGTTCGGAAAAGCTCATGATTTTGTCTTCGTTGGAAAGGAGACCATTGCAACGGCTTCCGGCAtttatgtgaattttttaaatttaaacacgaGAGAGAGACGAATCGAACGCTTCGATAACAAGGAAAGGGGTGATGGCGCATCGTGTTTGGCTGGACACCCG ACGGTTTCCATGTTTTCCGTAGTCGAGAGAAAACTTAATCCCAAGATTTCAATATTCATGTATCCAACGCTACAAAGGATTTCCAGATGCGTACTACCCGACAAAATCTATGGTTACTTATCCTGTTCTTTTGTTGGCACGGAGTATCTCGTAAGCCTGACCAGCTTTCCCGATTTTTGACTAATCGTGTGGCTCTGGAGAACCGGCAAACACATCGCCAGCTTAGATACGAAAGTAGACAATCTCGTTCAAGAAATTTA CTGCTCACCGAATCCTCCACATTTAATATCGCAACTGGGGATAAACGATAGTACACTGTCGATCTATCAAGTGCACACGTGCTCTAAAATCGTAAATATACATCGCGTGAACGTGCCAATTACGGGACACAAAGTTGTATCTTTATCCTGGACGCCGGAAGGAAACTTGTACATCTCGGACGAATTTGGGAATGTATGGCTCGTGGCGATAGAAGCTAATAAGTTGTTCTCtgttataaaatcaaaaatactCGAACGCCCAAAGAATAAGCCGATTGTTGTCTCTCATAAGAACGGCGTAATAGTGGTGAATACCAATAATGATATTACG ttttacaaAAAGACAACAGCAAATTGGAACGTGACGTGGAAATTCATGTGGTCAATTTCGACTTTCTATTCAATTCAAGTAGGAAAACAACACTATTTCAAAGATGGAATTTTGCTTCACTCCAAAAACGGAGAAATTTTTGAGATTTGTACGCAACACGACAACATACCCCATATAGAAGTTATTTATACGGACGAGATTGAATACAAAACATTGTTTTCTATGTCTCAGCGCACAGATCACGTCGCGGCAATAGACCGGTTAAATCGTCTTTGCATTTTCGAGTTATTGACCGGCAAACTGACCGCCAGATTATCTTTGAAACATCATGGTGAAG TTCTTCAAGTCGATTCACATCCTACTTTACCAATGCTTGCGTCGTGCAGCTTCGCTGGTAACTGCCTTTTAATCGATACCACGAGAGTTTCATTACCTAAAGTTTTTAACTGCTTTCATCTTTGTGGAGACCTCTTggataagataaaattttcacgTCATGGCGAATTTTTGGGAATTGGCAATTCTGGCATGATATTTATTATTGGTAAACGACCTAAACAGCAGCGCTTAGATGTTCTAGGATTTATAGAAATTGATGgatatgtaagataatataaaat gaTCACTGATTTTTTGATATACGAAAGAAGCGACAATCGTTTTGAAATGTTGGTCCTAGCAACGGCTAATTCTTCTACAGCTTCGATCGGTGGCGACAAAGTAATTGTGTACACCTGCGAGATCTCGATCGACTTCTGCACACATGCCATTTGCGTGATAGATTTATCAAGACCTTTCAGAACGCTCTATCACGGATCTAAGCCTTTGAGCATATTGGGTATACCTTCTTTATCTAAGCAGCTACATCAAATGGAAGTAGAA AATGACTTTCAAGATATTGTTCTCTCGGACGCATTATTCTCTATGCATCAAATGAGGAATATCGGAATATACGTAACCGATTCTCGAGTCATAACGTACGGATACGACGGCTTAATCATGATTAGAGATAGTGCAGAACTTCATAAAGTGTTCGCGATTTTCATGCCACACCATCGCAGCCAAGGAGGCGTAAAACATGCGATTTCTTCGCGTTTTGGAGATACGATTGTTTCTCTCGGTAGAAATGGTGACCTCGTTGCCAATCGACTTCG CTTAACAgaggcaaaaataaatttggcgGAAACCGAAACTGCGAGTGTGCATTTGACGATCGAAGATTTTACTTCCGATCCAAACGAACTGTACGGTCAAGGAAAGGAATGCTGGCTGGATAGTAAAATCGCTGCTAAATTGAAAGCCGAACATGATGAAGCTGTACCTCTACGGGCTTCTATCGTAGCCGATCTTGAGAAAATTAAAACGCAa ATACGCGAGCTTCTCGATATGAATGAAGGCGAATCACCAGACGCTCGTTTGCCGATTTCGGCTTTCGATTTGAATCGCAAATCCCGACAGCAGAGAATAGAAGAGGCTCGAATTGAAAGAGACAAGTTGCATCGAAAACTCGAAGAGGATTGCGCTCAAAGAGATCAGGTGACGTCGAATCTTCGTGAAATATTCTGGGAATCCCTGCAAGTTAAACCATGTGCTCTCAGATCAATTGGTGGCGACACGATTATTCGAAATTATCCTCTCGTCGCATCGACTCGAAAAACGAACGACTATAAAGTATGGGATAGGCTTTCTTCGGACACTGACGAATTTTTGTAcag TTACGAGGTGTTTAACGGATCAGCAGATAGAGAAGAAGATTCAAGGCGAGGATCTATTTTCGAGAATAAAGGGTTTTCAACGACTAACAATGAAAACAAAGCGTATCAAACGGCTGAGAGATGGTACACACTTGCGGATGAAGtcgaaaaattatgtatatcgGGTATCACGACGCATAAATGGATTGAGGATGAAAGTATAGCTTCAACGCATCAGTTATTGATTCCATGTGATAGCGATCTCGAGGATATCCTGCAGAAGGatgttattattgaaaatcGAGAGTGTAAATTAAAG atGCATTTTAACGAGCTCTTCGATAAAATGAGACACGCAAAGGAACGAGTATTAAAATGTGCAAAGGAACGTATCAGCAGGCTTCGATATTGTGCATCTCAATTGAACACGATGTTTGGGATAGATTCCACTCTGGAGCCCATCGAGATTCCAACTTGGAATGTCGAAGAAATACCTGACTACATAGTTACCGTAGAAGATCACGAAGTATTCGAGAAACAGTCGCAACGaggagaattaaaaaatttaaaaatagctaACGAGGTTCGAgaggacaaaaataaaaatgaaaaaataaatgatttttataaaatagctCTTGAAAAAATGATGGACGGAGTTCTAGAACTTAA gtgGGAAGATGAGGTGAAGAAGGAAATACCTGTGCCGGACTGTTTAATTACGAAGGATCCTTCGAAATACACCGACGAAGATATCGCTGTCATCGCGTCGTACAAGTCCAAAATACAAGCGTTGCAAGAAGAACGAGAAAAATATAGAGTGACTCTAGAGGCTGATATTATAGAAACAAAAG ACGCCTTGCAAAGAGACATTGTCGCATTCAACGACAAATTAAAGGATCTGGAATTGAAGAAGATACAAATTGAATGCGCGATCTTTCAAGAGAGACTGATGAGGATACGCGCGATTCAAAGATATCGGTCCATGGTCGACGGCAAGAAGAAAATCGCTTGTTTCGCCAACGAGGAGGTAGCATCGGCGACGCGAGAGGCACGCAAGCTCGCCGAGGAGAGCAACACGCTGGAGATGATTGTGTCGGAGCTGAAAGTTCGATATGACAGTCTCTGCAAAGCGGAGAAACGCCAGGAGGCCAAGTTCCGCGGCGAATTCGCGGAGTTAAAGCAGCCGATAGTTGAACACTTGTTCAGGCACTACAAAAAGCGACCCAGGATTGGCCGGCTGACCACCACATCTGTCACCTATTTGATAGAGGTAGCGAACTGCGTCGCGAACAATGAAAAGTCGGACGTCTTACCCCGCGAATGTCTGGACTTTCTCAAAGGTATGGATATCTTGGACTCGATGCCTCGAAATCTACCGTCGCAGATTAATGCCGATTATTGGCAGATGATGTGCAAGTTGAGGAGGATGAAGGTCGAGATGGAGACGAAG GTGAGATGTTGCGCTGTGGAGATGGCCGAAGCGGAACAGACGCTGTCGTTTTATCAAAAGGCGATGCAGTCGGCCGATAACGTGGTGGCGTGCAAGAAGGCCAGTCTGGATAACATGGAGAAATCCTTGTCGCATCGCGCGCAGGAAATGGAGATTCAACTCGTCTTGAAAATGGGCCAGATCGAGGTGCCGCTGCAAGGCTGTTCCTCCGACTACGAGAACGCCGTTCTCGTGATGCGCAAGGAGCTTTTACGGGTCAACGATTGTATCGTTGAGACTGGGAAACGCAAGCTGGAAGCGATGCATAAATCCATGCACTTGCGGAAAATCGTGTCGCAACACGAATGGCAGCACGCTTGCGCGAAGATGGTAATGGAAGACCTGCAGCGAGACTTGAAGGATATCCAAGAGTTCAAG ATCACGAGAAACGTGCTTGAATTATTGAACAATTACCCCTGCAGCGTAAATTTGGAGGAAGATTACGAAAAGATGCAGGTCGACTTGCGAATATTTCGTAAC AAATTTCGCCAAGTGTTGGAACAAGAGCAGGCGCGTCTGAAAGAAACAAAGCGGCTAATGGCCAAATGGAAAAAGAAGAACGACAAGATATCGCAGGAGATCAAGTCGAAGTCGTCGGACGTCGAAGAGTGTCGCAGGTTACTCGAAGATCCGCATCGCAAGAGGGACGAGGAATCTCGAAGGATGAGACTTGCAGCGGTCGCGAGGCGTACCAAGCTCGTTATGAAAGCGAAGGACAATTATGAACAGTTGCTAATCTTGCACGCTCAACTCGAGGTCTTGAAGTTGCGAACGTATCCGACCTTGCAGTTTAAAACCGCATAG
- the LOC105207609 gene encoding uncharacterized protein LOC105207609: protein MFHYQTRNHRLSWILEIFLLYLALVSSHESVPSNYQDTPDASTLKIEARESEASITLGKDLVLGPPLSTKASIVADSNDITSTKIAPLVSSTIVNRHSSFGEHAISRKPVSKDTDPRDSYVDSRKSWVSKNPKIAWKRDSYLQALMHSHNSEDSREGIVQTDSKTKANRREYVQGSVYKPQVEYGSPDSTYASKSPRIIYGESNTPSSGNPYSQLQPFRPSMDYNDRYNVPQNAYGPPQNSYEPPKDSPSFYPQTSSYGPPGNYLSPQQGYGPSIHTSVPTPIYGAPYSLPEVTHFSLLPSINLGLPLALKLNAFTIAKIILKLVIFKMIVKFIAVICLLLFIPKLEIIKKKVSGNNDEEDDEERNFSSPHPSLKTLNALEDTVKSSVEKYEALNRARSNSTEKCTTLPCRIAEAFTFHESWHDYLNLS, encoded by the exons atgttccATTACCAAACACGGAATCATCGACTCAGCTGGATTCTAGAAATCTTTCTTCTTTATCTTGCCTTGGTCTCATCCCACGAATCTGTGCCCTCGAATTATCAGGATACACCAGATGCATCGACATTAAAAATAGAGGCCAGAGAATCCGAGGCATCAATAACTCTAGGAAAGGATCTGGTTCTCGGTCCCCCTTTGTCGACCAAAGCATCGATCGTCGCCGATTCCAACGATATCACTTCTACAAAAATTGCTCCTCTCGTATCTTCCACGATCGTCAACCGACACTCGTCTTTCGGAGAGCATGCCATTTCCCGAAAACCCGTCTCGAAGGATACGGATCCTCGTGATTCTTACGTCGATAGTCGTAAGTCTTGGGTCAGCAAGAATCCGAAGATTGCTTGGAAAAGGGATAGTTATCTTCAGGCACTGATGCATTCTCATAACAGCGAGGATTCGCGAGAAGGAATCGTGCAAACGGACTCAAAGACAAAGGCAAACAGGAGGGAGTACGTGCAGGGGTCCGTTTACAAGCCGCAAGTAGAATACGGTTCGCCCGATTCGACATACGCATCGAAGAGCCCGCGAATCATCTACGGCGAGTCCAACACTCCCTCATCCGGCAATCCTTATTCTCAACTTCAACCCTTCAGGCCGTCGATGGACTACAATGATCGGTATAACGTACCGCAGAATGCTTATGGCCCGCCACAGAATTCGTATGAACCGCCGAAAGATAGTCCTTCCTTTTATCCTCAGACTTCTTCGTATGGACCACCTGGAAACTATCTATCTCCTCAACAAG GATACGGTCCTTCTATACATACTTCCGTTCCAACTCCCATTTACGGTGCGCCCTATTCGCTTCCGGAAGTGACGCATTTTTCTCTTCTGCCCAGTATCAATCTAGGATTGCCGCTCGCTCTCAAACTAAACGCATTCACCATCGCGAAAATCATATTGAAGTTGGTGATCTTTAAGATGATTGTAAAATTCATCGCGGTAATCTGCTTGTTACTTTTCATACCTAAACTTGAGATCATCAAGAAGAAGGTTTCTGGTAATAACGACGAAGAAGACGACGAGGAACGAAATTTCTCATCGC CTCATCCTAGTTTGAAAACATTAAACGCTCTCGAAGATACAGTAAAAAGCTCCGTTGAGAAATACGAAGCGCTAAACAGGGCTCGTTCAAATTCGACGGAGAAATGCACGACGCTTCCGTGCCGTATCGCCGAGGCATTTACGTTCCATGAATCTTGGCACGATTacttaaatttatcttaa